From the genome of Geothrix sp. 21YS21S-4, one region includes:
- a CDS encoding polyprenyl synthetase family protein, with protein sequence MSRLDLSRYFLPIAPKLAGVEIELQRILQSEVEVVQKLADHVRGGQGKRLRPALVLLSSRFCGVEGDADVRFAAVFELTHTATLVHDDVIDHAQLRRGMPTLNRLWGNTLTVLFGDVLYLVAMSEAIAGRSWRMMEIFAEVTTRMIEGELIQNDVLFKLNTSRKDYFDIQERKTALLFGGCTETGSVLTGRSENECRAMRLYGLEVGRAFQLVDDLLDYTATSEQLGKPAFSDLREGKLTLPMLTLLERAPDEVRPLIRTIWDRGEEVPIPEAEEAKLRQLIDRHGALAETRDLASRASRNAVAHLADLSGDRDTGDLLREIPEALLSRSM encoded by the coding sequence TTGAGCCGACTCGACCTCTCGCGCTATTTCCTCCCCATCGCCCCCAAGCTCGCGGGGGTGGAGATCGAGTTGCAGCGCATCCTCCAGAGTGAGGTGGAAGTCGTCCAGAAGCTGGCGGACCACGTGCGGGGCGGGCAGGGGAAGCGCCTGCGCCCGGCGCTGGTGCTGCTCTCCTCTCGGTTCTGCGGGGTGGAGGGCGACGCGGACGTGCGGTTCGCCGCGGTGTTCGAGCTGACCCACACGGCGACCCTCGTCCATGACGACGTCATCGACCACGCCCAGCTCCGGCGCGGGATGCCGACCCTCAACCGCCTGTGGGGCAACACCCTGACGGTGCTGTTCGGCGACGTGCTGTACCTCGTGGCCATGAGCGAAGCCATCGCCGGGCGCAGCTGGCGGATGATGGAGATCTTCGCGGAAGTCACCACCCGGATGATCGAGGGCGAGCTCATCCAGAACGACGTGCTCTTCAAGCTGAACACCAGCCGGAAGGACTACTTCGACATCCAGGAGCGGAAGACGGCGCTGCTGTTCGGCGGCTGCACCGAGACGGGCTCGGTGCTGACCGGCCGCAGTGAGAACGAATGCCGTGCCATGCGCCTCTACGGGCTCGAAGTGGGTCGGGCCTTCCAGCTTGTGGACGACCTTCTGGACTACACGGCCACCAGCGAGCAGCTCGGCAAGCCCGCCTTCAGCGACCTCCGCGAAGGCAAGCTCACCCTGCCCATGCTGACCCTCCTGGAGCGGGCCCCCGACGAGGTCCGCCCCCTGATCCGCACCATCTGGGACCGCGGGGAGGAAGTTCCCATTCCCGAGGCGGAAGAGGCCAAGCTCCGCCAACTGATCGACCGGCACGGCGCCTTGGCGGAGACGCGGGACCTAGCCTCCCGCGCTTCCCGCAACGCCGTGGCCCACTTGGCGGACCTCTCCGGCGACCGCGACACCGGCGACCTCCTGCGGGAGATCCCCGAGGCCCTGCTGTCTCGGAGCATGTAG
- a CDS encoding type IV pilus twitching motility protein PilT: MAQLDKLLQYVVPRGGKRLLLEPDRPPVLELASGDRTHLLSNPLPGVMVEVLASDIVPSHQKNAWQSGQGVSFDYRLGEQLFRIQCLKEQGTSRILVEPTGAAPASSAPLPEARASMDSVAPPRPPEPAAPAPEPAVPEPRPIPVSASAPAPMGERPPHPLATQLFRALLEARGSDLHCSSYETPLVRVDGDLQDLPGDFGVLGGGQLLELMEAVAPPDAWRGFRDRSDADFAYAFEEGGCRLRMNFFMDRVGPGFVCRVIPDKLPDADQLGLPEHLRRLAGLAKGLVLVTGPTGSGKSTTLAAILDLANQKRKDHILTIEDPIEFVHPRKGCLVNQREVGTHTDSFKSGLRAALREDPDIVMVGEMRDLETIAIALETAITGHLVFGTLHTSSAIGTIDRIVDQFPADRQQQIRVMLADALKCVVSQTLLKKVGGGRIAALETLFISPAIANLIREGKNFQIPSAMQTGRSYGQRLMNDALVELIKDRKVEPMEAYLKCPDKESFIAACKRAAIPFDLRLGDLEN, translated from the coding sequence ATGGCGCAGTTGGACAAGCTCCTCCAGTACGTCGTGCCGCGGGGAGGCAAGCGCCTTCTGCTGGAACCCGATCGGCCGCCGGTTCTGGAATTGGCCTCCGGCGACCGGACGCACCTGCTGAGCAATCCCCTGCCCGGCGTGATGGTGGAGGTGCTGGCCTCGGACATCGTTCCTTCCCACCAGAAGAACGCCTGGCAGTCGGGCCAGGGCGTGAGCTTCGACTACCGCCTCGGCGAGCAGCTCTTCCGCATCCAGTGCCTCAAGGAGCAGGGCACCTCCAGGATCCTGGTGGAACCCACCGGGGCGGCGCCCGCTTCCTCCGCGCCCCTCCCCGAAGCGCGGGCAAGCATGGATTCGGTCGCTCCTCCCCGACCTCCCGAACCTGCAGCTCCTGCGCCCGAACCCGCCGTTCCCGAGCCACGTCCGATCCCCGTCTCCGCATCGGCCCCTGCACCCATGGGAGAGCGGCCTCCCCATCCCCTCGCCACCCAACTGTTCCGCGCCCTCCTGGAGGCCCGCGGCTCCGACCTCCACTGTTCCTCCTACGAGACGCCCCTGGTCCGCGTGGACGGGGATCTCCAGGATCTTCCGGGCGATTTCGGCGTCCTCGGCGGGGGACAGCTCCTGGAGCTGATGGAGGCCGTGGCGCCGCCCGACGCGTGGCGCGGTTTCCGCGACCGGAGCGACGCGGACTTCGCCTACGCCTTCGAAGAGGGCGGCTGCCGGCTGCGGATGAACTTCTTCATGGACCGCGTGGGTCCCGGCTTCGTCTGCCGCGTCATCCCCGACAAGCTGCCGGACGCGGACCAACTGGGCCTGCCGGAGCACCTGCGACGCCTGGCGGGGCTCGCCAAAGGACTGGTCCTCGTCACGGGCCCCACGGGCAGCGGCAAGTCCACGACCCTGGCCGCCATCCTCGACCTCGCCAACCAGAAGCGGAAGGACCACATCCTGACCATCGAGGATCCCATCGAGTTCGTGCATCCGCGGAAGGGCTGCCTGGTGAACCAGCGGGAGGTGGGCACCCACACGGACAGCTTCAAGAGCGGGCTGCGGGCGGCGCTGCGCGAAGATCCTGACATCGTGATGGTGGGCGAGATGCGCGACCTGGAGACCATCGCCATCGCCCTGGAGACGGCCATCACGGGCCACCTGGTCTTTGGGACGCTCCACACCAGCAGCGCCATCGGCACCATCGACCGGATCGTGGACCAGTTCCCGGCGGACCGCCAGCAGCAGATCCGCGTGATGCTCGCCGATGCCCTGAAGTGCGTGGTGAGCCAGACCCTGCTGAAGAAGGTGGGCGGAGGCCGCATCGCCGCGTTGGAAACGCTGTTCATCAGCCCCGCCATCGCCAACCTCATCCGCGAGGGGAAAAACTTCCAGATCCCCAGCGCCATGCAGACCGGCCGCAGCTACGGCCAGCGGCTCATGAACGACGCCCTGGTCGAGCTGATCAAAGACCGCAAGGTGGAGCCTATGGAGGCCTACCTCAAGTGCCCCGACAAAGAGAGCTTCATCGCCGCCTGCAAGCGCGCGGCGATCCCCTTCGACCTGCGGCTCGGCGATCTGGAGAACTGA
- a CDS encoding NUDIX hydrolase → MRLLHSHPEGFDPAVPWLQDSESVRQDSRLFRQIVAQRRSPHTGRPHAFYRLQGPDWVNVVAFTEGGELLVVEQFRHGIDAPTLEIPGGSCDSGETPAESARRELQEETGFVSDHWTFLGSCTPNPATQNNRCHTFLAVECRSAGPLALDPTEELQVWACAWAEWEDRMRRGEIHHALVLSAFQFLGLWEGWPALRARLEAARA, encoded by the coding sequence ATGCGCCTCCTCCACAGCCACCCCGAGGGCTTCGACCCCGCCGTCCCCTGGCTCCAGGACTCCGAGAGCGTGCGCCAGGATTCCCGGCTCTTCCGCCAGATCGTGGCGCAGCGCCGCAGCCCCCACACGGGCCGGCCGCACGCCTTCTACCGGCTGCAGGGGCCCGACTGGGTGAACGTGGTGGCCTTCACCGAAGGGGGCGAGCTCCTCGTGGTGGAGCAGTTCCGCCACGGGATCGACGCGCCCACCCTGGAGATCCCCGGCGGATCCTGCGACAGCGGAGAGACCCCCGCCGAATCCGCCCGGCGGGAGCTGCAGGAGGAGACGGGCTTCGTGTCGGACCACTGGACGTTCCTGGGCTCCTGCACGCCCAATCCAGCCACCCAGAACAACCGGTGCCACACCTTCCTCGCCGTGGAATGCCGCTCCGCCGGCCCCTTGGCGCTGGATCCCACGGAGGAACTGCAGGTCTGGGCCTGCGCCTGGGCGGAGTGGGAGGACCGGATGCGCCGCGGCGAGATCCACCACGCCCTAGTCCTGTCCGCTTTCCAGTTCCTGGGGTTGTGGGAGGGCTGGCCGGCCCTCCGGGCGCGCCTCGAAGCCGCAAGGGCGTAG
- a CDS encoding rhodanese-like domain-containing protein: MFEDGIDLSPERYRALPETVQRVDVREPWEHGLARIPGAVLIPLGELESRLSELDPSQPVAAYCHHGMRSLHALRLLQAAGFRDVAHLAGGIDAYSQMDPSVPRY, encoded by the coding sequence GTGTTTGAGGACGGGATCGACCTTTCGCCGGAGCGCTACCGCGCCCTCCCGGAGACGGTCCAGCGCGTGGACGTTCGCGAGCCCTGGGAGCACGGACTGGCGCGGATCCCGGGTGCGGTCCTGATTCCCCTGGGAGAGCTGGAAAGCCGGCTTTCCGAACTGGATCCCTCCCAGCCCGTGGCCGCCTATTGTCACCACGGGATGCGCAGCCTCCACGCCCTCCGTCTTCTCCAGGCGGCGGGCTTCCGTGACGTGGCCCACCTGGCGGGCGGCATCGACGCCTACAGCCAGATGGATCCCTCGGTGCCCCGCTACTGA
- a CDS encoding YajQ family cyclic di-GMP-binding protein, translating into MASECSFDVVCKVDLDEVKNAVSQAMKEIGQRYDFKGSVSKIELKDDKVLVLASDDEVKLKAVVDVLQTKLHKRGVSIRSMVYGKVEPAAKGSVRQEVTIEQGIPVEKAKGLIKAVKDAKIKVQASIQGDQLRVSGKNRDDLQEAIALFKKEDQGLDLQFTNYRG; encoded by the coding sequence ATGGCCAGCGAGTGCTCGTTCGACGTGGTGTGCAAAGTGGACCTCGATGAGGTGAAGAACGCGGTCTCCCAGGCCATGAAGGAGATCGGGCAGCGCTACGACTTCAAGGGCTCCGTCTCCAAGATCGAGCTGAAGGACGACAAGGTGCTGGTCCTCGCCAGCGACGACGAAGTGAAGCTCAAGGCGGTGGTCGACGTCCTCCAGACCAAGCTCCACAAGCGCGGGGTCAGCATCCGCAGCATGGTCTACGGAAAGGTCGAACCCGCGGCCAAGGGAAGCGTCCGCCAGGAGGTCACCATCGAGCAGGGCATCCCCGTGGAGAAGGCCAAGGGCCTCATCAAGGCGGTCAAGGATGCCAAGATCAAGGTCCAGGCCAGCATCCAGGGCGACCAGCTCCGCGTGAGCGGGAAGAACCGCGACGACCTGCAGGAGGCCATCGCCCTGTTCAAGAAGGAAGACCAGGGTCTCGATCTCCAGTTCACGAACTACCGGGGCTGA
- the sucC gene encoding ADP-forming succinate--CoA ligase subunit beta, whose product MNIHEYQAKELLRRYAVATPDGKVAQDAEDARMITKEFGGASVVKAQIHAGGRGKGGGVKFATDPDKAAELFKAMLGMQLVTKQTGAEGRKVRTVFLSKPVDIERELYLSFLVDRASSRVTILASTEGGVEIEEVAEKTPEKIVRVAIDPALGLNGFQARQVAFALGLEGDAFKKGVVFLQNLYKLFIEKDCSMVEINPLVVTKQGEVTALDAKIGFDDNALFRHADVLAFRDLNEEAEEEIEASKFNLNFIKLDGQIGCMVNGAGLAMGTMDIIKYHGGSPANFLDVGGGATEDAVKNAFRIILQDPAVKAVLVNIFGGIMRCDVVAAGIVKAAKEIGIKVPVVVRLEGTNVEEGKKILADSGLNLIVAADLKDAAEKVVASIK is encoded by the coding sequence ATGAACATCCATGAATATCAAGCCAAAGAGCTTCTGCGGCGGTATGCCGTAGCCACGCCCGACGGGAAGGTGGCCCAGGACGCGGAAGACGCCCGCATGATCACCAAGGAATTCGGCGGGGCCAGCGTCGTGAAGGCGCAGATCCACGCGGGCGGCCGGGGCAAGGGCGGCGGCGTGAAGTTCGCGACCGATCCCGACAAGGCCGCCGAGCTGTTCAAGGCCATGCTGGGCATGCAGCTCGTCACCAAGCAGACCGGCGCCGAGGGCCGCAAGGTTCGGACGGTGTTCCTCTCCAAGCCCGTCGACATCGAGCGGGAACTCTACCTCAGCTTCCTGGTGGACCGCGCCTCCAGCCGCGTGACCATCCTGGCTTCCACGGAAGGCGGCGTGGAAATCGAGGAAGTGGCGGAGAAGACCCCCGAGAAGATCGTCAGGGTCGCCATCGATCCGGCACTGGGCCTCAATGGCTTCCAGGCCCGCCAGGTGGCCTTCGCCTTGGGGCTCGAAGGCGACGCATTCAAGAAGGGCGTGGTGTTCCTCCAGAACCTCTACAAGCTCTTCATCGAGAAGGACTGCTCCATGGTGGAGATCAATCCGCTCGTGGTGACCAAGCAGGGTGAGGTGACCGCCCTCGACGCCAAGATCGGGTTCGACGACAACGCCCTGTTCCGCCACGCGGACGTCCTGGCCTTCCGCGACCTCAACGAGGAGGCGGAGGAGGAGATCGAGGCGAGCAAGTTCAACCTGAACTTCATCAAGCTCGACGGCCAGATCGGCTGCATGGTGAACGGCGCGGGCCTGGCCATGGGCACCATGGACATCATCAAGTACCACGGCGGTTCCCCGGCCAACTTCCTGGACGTGGGCGGCGGCGCCACCGAGGACGCGGTGAAGAACGCGTTCCGGATCATCCTGCAGGACCCGGCCGTGAAGGCCGTCCTCGTGAACATCTTCGGCGGCATCATGCGCTGCGACGTGGTGGCCGCGGGCATCGTGAAGGCCGCGAAGGAGATCGGGATCAAGGTCCCCGTCGTGGTGCGCCTGGAAGGCACCAACGTCGAAGAGGGCAAGAAGATCCTCGCGGACAGCGGCCTGAACCTCATCGTCGCCGCCGACCTGAAGGACGCCGCCGAGAAGGTCGTCGCCTCGATCAAGTAG
- the sucD gene encoding succinate--CoA ligase subunit alpha translates to MAVLVGNHTKLIVQGITGREGLFHAKGCRDYGTNVVGGVTPGKGGTEIEGFPVFNTVKEAVAKTGANATMIFVPPVGSADAILEALEAGIELIVCITEGIPVLDMVKVKRVLPDYPKSRLIGPNCPGIISPGMAKIGIMPGRIHKQGHVGVVSRSGTLTYEAVGQLTALGIGQSTCIGIGGDPVNGTSHIDALRLFQDDPDTHAIIMIGEIGGSAEEEAAEFVKQYVTKPVVAFIAGQTAPPGRRMGHAGAIISGGKGTAAEKMKALQAAGITVVQSPADMGKALAEKLAQKV, encoded by the coding sequence ATGGCTGTTCTGGTGGGCAACCACACCAAATTGATCGTCCAGGGCATCACGGGACGGGAAGGGCTCTTCCACGCCAAGGGCTGCCGCGACTACGGCACGAACGTCGTCGGCGGCGTGACGCCCGGCAAAGGGGGCACCGAGATCGAGGGCTTCCCCGTCTTCAACACCGTCAAGGAGGCCGTCGCCAAGACCGGCGCCAACGCCACCATGATCTTCGTGCCCCCCGTGGGCTCCGCCGACGCCATCCTGGAAGCCCTGGAAGCGGGCATCGAGCTGATCGTCTGCATCACCGAGGGCATCCCCGTCCTCGACATGGTGAAGGTCAAGCGCGTCCTTCCCGACTACCCCAAGAGCCGCCTGATCGGCCCCAACTGCCCGGGCATCATCAGCCCCGGCATGGCCAAGATCGGGATCATGCCCGGCCGCATCCACAAGCAGGGCCACGTCGGCGTGGTCAGCCGCTCCGGCACCCTGACCTACGAAGCCGTCGGCCAGCTCACCGCCCTGGGCATCGGGCAGAGCACCTGCATCGGCATCGGCGGCGATCCGGTGAACGGCACCAGCCACATCGATGCCCTGCGCCTGTTCCAGGATGATCCCGACACCCACGCGATCATCATGATCGGCGAGATCGGCGGCAGCGCCGAGGAAGAGGCCGCCGAGTTCGTGAAGCAGTACGTCACGAAGCCCGTGGTGGCTTTCATCGCCGGCCAGACGGCCCCTCCGGGGCGCCGCATGGGCCATGCCGGCGCCATCATCTCCGGGGGCAAGGGCACCGCCGCCGAGAAGATGAAGGCCCTCCAGGCCGCCGGAATCACCGTGGTCCAGAGCCCCGCGGACATGGGCAAGGCCCTGGCCGAGAAGCTGGCCCAGAAGGTCTGA
- a CDS encoding acyl-CoA thioesterase: MLISREMVLEQDIGLNATLFGGDMMARMDKVAGIAASLLSRNRRFLTLKVSELVFHSPVRTGEIIEFYVSVGRRGRTSLTLQIEVQVYAPVSDERRDVTSGEFVMVAVDADLRPEPLVWKPEMIRAAEAARAERIDSRAKGD; encoded by the coding sequence GTGCTCATCTCGCGTGAAATGGTCCTCGAGCAGGACATCGGCCTGAACGCCACCCTCTTCGGCGGCGACATGATGGCCCGGATGGACAAGGTGGCCGGGATCGCGGCCTCGCTCCTGTCCCGCAACCGGCGGTTCCTCACCCTCAAAGTCTCGGAACTGGTCTTCCACAGCCCCGTGCGCACCGGGGAGATCATCGAGTTCTACGTGTCGGTGGGGCGGCGGGGACGCACCAGCCTGACCCTGCAGATCGAAGTCCAGGTGTACGCGCCCGTCTCCGACGAGCGGCGCGACGTCACCAGCGGCGAATTCGTGATGGTGGCGGTGGACGCGGATCTCCGGCCCGAGCCCCTGGTGTGGAAGCCGGAGATGATCCGTGCCGCGGAGGCGGCGCGGGCGGAGCGCATCGACAGCCGAGCGAAGGGAGATTGA
- a CDS encoding tRNA pseudouridine(38-40) synthase TruA: protein MAVKPPPIAAFRLLLEYDGSRFQGWQKQSLKQSREGVRTVAGSLEHVLHEAGLRLVYLGGSGRTDAGVHALGQVAHLHLEAKGAPRPGELRRILDAALPQDIALRDVRSCPPRFHARHDAVDRTYLYQISRRRSAFGKPWIWWVKRSLDLEKLTRAWTAFEGNQDLSAFADLDAEEDGRARIFRCEVAEAGALVLLRVRATHFYRRQVRRMVGAAVACALGEEEPRRVLEDLRAPTEAANLSWGAKAAPASGLCLEAVRYAGDPEPAPPRPTLLVP, encoded by the coding sequence GTGGCCGTGAAACCCCCGCCCATCGCCGCGTTCCGGCTTCTCCTGGAATACGACGGCAGCCGCTTCCAGGGCTGGCAGAAGCAGAGCCTCAAGCAGTCCCGAGAGGGCGTCCGGACCGTGGCCGGCAGTCTGGAGCACGTCCTCCACGAAGCGGGCTTGCGGCTCGTCTATCTGGGCGGATCGGGTCGGACGGACGCGGGCGTCCACGCCCTCGGCCAAGTCGCCCACCTCCACCTCGAAGCCAAGGGCGCCCCCCGGCCCGGCGAACTCCGGCGCATCCTGGACGCCGCCCTGCCCCAGGACATCGCCCTCCGAGATGTACGAAGCTGCCCGCCCCGTTTCCACGCCCGGCACGACGCCGTGGACCGCACCTACCTCTATCAGATCAGCCGCCGCCGCAGCGCCTTCGGCAAGCCGTGGATCTGGTGGGTGAAGCGCAGCCTCGATCTGGAGAAGCTGACCCGCGCGTGGACCGCCTTCGAGGGGAACCAGGATCTCAGCGCCTTCGCGGATCTGGACGCCGAAGAGGACGGCCGGGCGCGCATCTTCCGGTGCGAAGTCGCCGAAGCCGGTGCCCTCGTGCTCCTGCGGGTGCGCGCCACCCACTTCTACCGGCGGCAGGTGCGCCGGATGGTGGGCGCCGCCGTGGCCTGCGCCCTGGGCGAAGAAGAGCCCCGCCGCGTGCTGGAGGATCTCCGCGCGCCCACGGAGGCCGCCAACCTCTCCTGGGGCGCCAAGGCCGCTCCCGCCTCGGGCCTGTGCCTGGAAGCCGTCCGCTACGCCGGCGATCCCGAACCCGCCCCGCCCCGCCCCACCCTGCTCGTTCCCTGA
- a CDS encoding HD domain-containing protein, which produces MLTRDEAWQLLCEWTPSAKLRIHARAVELVMRDLAAKLGEDVERFGLAGLLHDADYDQWPEEHPRRIVAWLRERGEADLAHAISAHYTRWGVSYDHLLDRALLASDEITGFAMACALVRPGRTEGLEPRSVKKKLKDKAFAAGVDRFEVAEGFRLLMETAGGAEEDHLARIIAVLHAHREELGLAPI; this is translated from the coding sequence ATGCTCACCCGCGATGAAGCCTGGCAGCTGCTGTGCGAATGGACACCGTCGGCCAAGCTCCGCATCCACGCCCGCGCGGTGGAACTGGTCATGCGCGACCTCGCCGCGAAGCTCGGCGAGGACGTCGAGCGATTCGGCCTGGCGGGCCTCCTCCACGACGCGGACTACGACCAGTGGCCGGAGGAGCATCCCCGGCGCATCGTGGCCTGGCTGCGGGAGCGCGGAGAGGCGGATCTGGCCCACGCGATCAGCGCCCACTACACCCGGTGGGGCGTGTCCTACGACCACCTTCTGGACCGCGCCCTCCTGGCCTCCGACGAGATCACCGGCTTCGCCATGGCCTGCGCCCTGGTGCGGCCCGGCCGGACCGAAGGGCTCGAGCCCAGGAGCGTGAAGAAGAAGCTCAAGGACAAGGCCTTCGCCGCCGGCGTGGACCGCTTCGAAGTGGCGGAGGGCTTCCGCCTGCTGATGGAAACCGCCGGCGGCGCGGAGGAAGACCACCTCGCGCGGATCATCGCCGTCCTCCACGCGCACCGCGAGGAACTGGGCCTGGCGCCGATCTAA
- a CDS encoding response regulator — MSERILLVEDDPINIKFIQTVLVKKGGYEVLVSEEVDEILRLAREADLKAVIMDVSLSRSSYEGRKVDGIFITKLLKQDEATRRIPVLLATAHAMFGDREKYLELTGAEGYIAKPIHDPAALIEAVKTVIGS; from the coding sequence ATGTCCGAGCGCATCCTGCTGGTGGAAGACGATCCCATCAACATCAAATTCATCCAGACCGTCCTCGTCAAAAAGGGCGGCTACGAAGTGCTGGTCTCCGAGGAAGTCGACGAGATCCTGCGGTTGGCCCGGGAGGCCGATCTGAAGGCCGTCATCATGGACGTCAGCCTTTCCCGATCCAGCTATGAAGGGCGGAAGGTGGACGGGATCTTCATCACCAAGCTGCTGAAGCAGGACGAGGCCACGCGCCGGATTCCCGTTCTTCTCGCCACCGCGCACGCCATGTTCGGGGACCGCGAGAAGTACCTGGAGCTGACCGGCGCCGAAGGCTACATCGCCAAGCCGATCCACGATCCCGCGGCCCTCATCGAGGCGGTGAAGACCGTCATCGGGAGCTGA
- a CDS encoding CapA family protein, with protein MGLTRLFQRIALALGTVGFALLGLACRARKENAPPPVPPVRIRIAAVGDILMHGDVKAAAERHPRGFSGLWEDVAPLFQEADIAFANLETPIAPATGRPGVPMQFNAPASLPAALRASGLAILSTANNYAFDQGPRGVRETLERLRAEGLVAVGSGEDRRRAETAQLLERRGVKVAFLAFTGVFNADLNHRDEEPWVRPLDLESALAAVREARRGADLVVVSLHWGNEYQRKPTERQRLWARRFVEAGCDLLLGHHPHVLQPAEVVEAGGRKALVAYSLGNFISNQDRTYRVQSPAAEGDSRDGAVLVATFERQGETLHLAEIRFEPLWTDNTWGADASREIRVVRIAEAERRVLSPDPARLRLLHLRRERIAERVGKTFVP; from the coding sequence ATGGGCCTGACGCGCCTCTTCCAGCGGATCGCGCTCGCGCTGGGGACGGTCGGCTTCGCCCTTCTGGGGCTCGCCTGTCGCGCCCGCAAGGAGAACGCTCCGCCACCGGTTCCGCCCGTTCGGATCCGCATCGCGGCGGTGGGCGACATCCTGATGCACGGGGACGTCAAAGCCGCGGCCGAACGCCATCCCCGGGGCTTTTCCGGCCTGTGGGAGGACGTGGCGCCACTCTTCCAGGAAGCGGACATCGCCTTCGCGAACCTGGAGACGCCGATCGCTCCCGCCACGGGCCGCCCGGGCGTTCCCATGCAGTTCAACGCCCCGGCCTCTCTTCCCGCGGCGTTGCGGGCCAGCGGGTTGGCGATCCTCTCCACCGCCAACAACTACGCCTTCGACCAGGGACCACGCGGCGTGCGGGAGACCCTGGAGCGCCTCCGGGCGGAAGGGCTGGTGGCCGTGGGCAGCGGCGAGGACAGGCGCCGCGCCGAAACCGCCCAACTCCTGGAGCGCAGGGGCGTGAAAGTGGCTTTCCTTGCGTTCACGGGAGTCTTCAACGCGGATTTGAACCATAGAGATGAGGAACCGTGGGTGCGCCCCCTGGATTTGGAATCGGCCCTCGCCGCCGTGCGCGAGGCCCGGCGGGGAGCGGATCTCGTGGTGGTGAGCCTCCACTGGGGCAACGAGTACCAACGGAAGCCTACGGAACGCCAACGGCTCTGGGCGCGGCGGTTCGTGGAGGCCGGATGCGACCTGCTCCTCGGCCATCATCCCCACGTCCTTCAGCCCGCGGAGGTGGTGGAAGCGGGCGGGCGGAAGGCGCTGGTCGCCTACTCGCTGGGGAATTTCATCAGCAACCAGGACCGGACGTACCGCGTCCAGTCGCCCGCGGCCGAAGGTGACAGCCGGGACGGCGCTGTTCTGGTGGCGACCTTCGAGCGCCAGGGCGAGACCCTGCACCTGGCGGAGATCCGTTTCGAACCGCTGTGGACCGACAACACCTGGGGCGCCGATGCCTCCCGCGAGATCCGCGTGGTCCGCATTGCCGAGGCGGAGCGCCGGGTTCTCTCCCCTGATCCGGCGCGTCTCAGGCTTCTCCACCTGCGGAGGGAGCGTATCGCCGAGCGGGTGGGAAAAACCTTCGTGCCTTAG
- a CDS encoding DUF5700 domain-containing putative Zn-dependent protease, which translates to MAIPLPLAFPPAVQAPLPQSRIAVRMDLSEADAVLALLDLRARGQEPGDADWAKLFATEGYRRLKRREASMGRPFEDVDFRAFVLSADLLSRALTLKKAVETWRRLDPAAAAHRALAYLPAEARIRATLYPVIKPQGNSFVFEAETDPAIFLFVDPSRSGAQEENTLVHEFHHIGFASVRPAEDESLPSPRRLALRWTGAFGEGFAMLAAAGSPTAHPHAVSPAADRARWDRDMAAFPRDFDRLAAFLGRLLDGSLRGEQATEAAFAFYGVQGPWYTVGWRMASLIETRLGRARLLEVYRDLSTLYRTWNEVADLEAKATGQALPHWSQALVEAVERRR; encoded by the coding sequence ATGGCCATCCCCCTTCCCCTGGCCTTTCCTCCCGCCGTCCAGGCGCCCCTGCCACAGAGCCGGATCGCCGTGCGGATGGACCTCTCCGAGGCCGACGCCGTGCTGGCCCTGCTGGATCTCCGCGCCCGCGGCCAGGAACCCGGCGACGCGGACTGGGCGAAACTCTTCGCGACGGAGGGCTACCGCCGGTTGAAGCGCCGGGAGGCATCCATGGGTCGCCCTTTCGAGGACGTGGACTTCCGGGCCTTCGTCCTGTCGGCGGACCTGCTCAGCCGCGCCCTAACACTGAAGAAGGCTGTGGAGACTTGGCGCCGCCTGGATCCGGCCGCGGCGGCCCACCGCGCGCTCGCCTACCTGCCCGCGGAAGCGCGGATCCGCGCCACCCTCTATCCGGTCATCAAGCCGCAGGGAAACTCCTTCGTCTTCGAGGCGGAGACGGACCCGGCCATCTTCCTGTTCGTGGATCCCTCGCGCAGCGGCGCCCAGGAGGAGAACACCCTGGTCCACGAGTTCCACCACATCGGCTTCGCCAGCGTCCGTCCCGCGGAAGACGAGAGCTTGCCCAGTCCGCGCCGCCTAGCCCTGCGGTGGACCGGCGCGTTCGGAGAGGGCTTCGCCATGCTGGCCGCCGCGGGGAGCCCGACGGCCCATCCCCACGCCGTCAGCCCGGCGGCGGACCGGGCCCGCTGGGACCGGGACATGGCGGCCTTTCCGCGGGATTTCGACCGCCTCGCCGCGTTCCTCGGCCGCCTCCTCGACGGCTCCCTCCGAGGCGAACAGGCGACGGAAGCGGCCTTCGCCTTCTACGGCGTCCAGGGTCCCTGGTACACCGTGGGCTGGCGCATGGCCAGCCTCATCGAGACCCGCCTGGGGCGCGCCCGGCTGCTGGAGGTCTACCGCGACCTGTCCACGCTGTACCGGACCTGGAACGAGGTCGCCGATCTGGAGGCGAAAGCCACGGGCCAGGCGCTTCCCCATTGGTCCCAGGCTCTGGTGGAGGCCGTGGAGAGGCGGCGCTGA